In Theobroma cacao cultivar B97-61/B2 chromosome 7, Criollo_cocoa_genome_V2, whole genome shotgun sequence, the genomic window CTACCTGTGGCGAATAGCTGAATACGTAAAACTTTTCTCGTGTACTTGATGAGGCTGCGAGCTTGTTGGAACATgtcttgtctttttcttttcaattttgttgtaCCCTTGGCATTCCTTATTTAACGAAATCTGTTGCCATCCCATTGTGAAATATGCTTGATTATGATGTAAATGTCGGATTGCCCATGATAACATCAACTGATATGAATATTGATACTTCGATAGTAAAATCCTTATTCTGATTATCTCTtcgatatatatatttgttcaAAAGCATTCTGAGAACTTCTAAGGTAATTGTATCAAGAATTAGTGCCTGAGCATGTCAAGAAGGGCATCGCGGATAACAATTCCACCAGGTTGTTCGACAGGGCTAAGCAAGATGCATGTAACCAAAGAACCAGACATTGTGCAGCATTGCATGAGTTTGTAGACCAAATTCTAATCttcaaaatgtgtttaatgaTGTTATGAGAAACAGGTGTGACCCCATCAAAGAGGCAATGAAAGTTAAGCTCCAAGGATGAAGTATTTGAGCTAAAAAATGCAACATAGATGGGATTAAGCCTTGTATTTCTTTTCATTCGGAAAATGAAATGGAAACCTATGTACCCCAAACAATAATGTTGAATGAAATGAATtaagagattatgaaatgctgCATTGGAGGAGCCACGCTAATGCTTACGCTCACGAactcttaattttaatgaaaaattacaGGACGGTTATGTTTCTCTACTTGGTATATGATACGGCTTACGCAATAATCGACTTGGTATATGAAATGAtcacatcaaatatcaattgTTATGTGGATAATAATCTTAAGTCATAATATAAGTTGTATATAACGGGAAACAAATACAAGAGGATTAAGATCGAATGATAAAAAAgttaagaatttttagaaaaaaaaaaataaataaagatttttgacataaaatataataatttaaggttttttaatatttaattgaaattaatttatttatacaGTTGGtttctatttatatattttcgcTAAAACGCCAAAAACGACACCGTTTGGATAATCCTCACAACTTCCtgggaaattttgatatgatactactaatgcaatataaaaaactcataaaaattaattaataataaatttttttaaatttttttatgaaaatttcccACCATTTCTTCATCTTGACGCCTCTTCGGTCTTTCTGAATCTGTTTCTGCCCACTCCTTTCCATGGCTGCTCTTGTCATTACAGTTCTCGTCCTTCTACACCATCCAAGCTGGAAGCAGTTCTTTCCCTTTCCTCATCCCACGGCAGAGGCAGAGCCAACCCAAGCAACCACCATGATCCTCACAGCCTCTGCCCCAAGTAGAGGAGCAGAGCAGGGCAGGGCAGGGCAGAGTCAGAACGCCATACTGTTTGAGGTTGACAAGGGGCCACGGGAGCTATGAAAGAGCATTCTTTCCACACTACccacaactaaaaatatgaaGGAAAAAACTGGGTCGTTTTAAGTGAATACTATTTCTTTATTAACTTGAATTAATTCCATCTTTTTTACCTTGCTTGAACCAAAAGCATGAAGGTATTAGAGTTTGACATGTTTTGGAAGTTTGGGTTGAGTTTTGTCTCTAAtttgaaagttgaaactttctaaattttatttgaaaattgaaacttCCTAAATGTTAGGAACTCTTATTACATAAGAATTGTTCAGATACCTATAAATACTTGTTCATGCAAGAACCCGAAAGCAGTGTGACattaaaaagttaaagaaaGAATCTTACAGTTTTATGATCAGTGTGATGGGTGACAACCCTTTGTGCCGGAAGGATTGCGTCATGAAGAAGCAGAGCGTTGTGGAAGGAAAGAAGAGGGAGAGAGGGAAGGAGGATCCAGAAATCAATGCCATGTTCGATGCTGTCAAGAGGAGGAGGAAGGTCGAGAAAAGTCCAGAAGAAATCAGCTTGTTTGTCGAGAAAGTACTGGCTGAGCTCACGATCGTTGCTGAAGACGATGCACAACTCAACAGAGAAGACCAACCTGCCATCAACAAGCTCAAGAAGTTGCCATTTCTCGCCGAGGTTTTGTCCAAGAAAAGCTTTCAGCTTCAGTTCTTGGATCATGGGGTTCTCACACTCTTGAAGAACTGGCTAGAGCCCCTTCCTGACGGCAGCCTGCCGAATGCCAATATCCGTGGAGCAGTTCTGAACATCCTGGCAGATTTTCCGATCGATTTAGAGCAACATTACCAACTAGAGCAGTTCAAGAAGAGCGGCCTTGGAAGGGCGATTATGTTCCTATCGAAATATGACGAGGAAACAGTTTCCAACAGAAGGGTCGCTAAGGATTTGATAGACAGATGGAGCCGAAGCATCTTCAACAAGAGCACAAGGTTCTCTGACCTGAGAAATGATGATATTCATGTTCCCGTGATGAAAAAGCCTGTGAGCAAACCTGCAATGATGGAAGTAAAGGCTTGTGATTTGGACGTCAGTGTTGCCAAGGAGCAGAAGCTAAGTTCTCGACCATCTTCTTTGAGGCAACATGTTACAAGGCCCGAACCAGCTTCACTTGTTTATACAGTACGTCCCCAATCTAAGTACAACCCAGAGATAGCCAGAACTTTTGCTAGACAACAACGAGTACAAGGAGACTCTCGCCAAAGGATAGAGCAGAGGTTGAAGCAGTTGAAAGCATCGAGAAAGAAGCCGCTGCAAGCTGCAAAGCTTAGTGCTGAGGGTCGTCGTGTGCTCCTAAGTGTGTGATGTTAAACAAGTCGATATATGTTCTATTAGACCTTCTTGACTGTTTTAGCtgtcaaagaaattttctgtaatttttaagttgttatgaatgaagttaaattttttagcATCATTGTCTGTCTTTTCCATTGTCATGAGTAGATTCTCTAGTTTTTCGTTTCCCTACAAtctaatcaaaatataaaatattcacGTTCGGCTTTGTGTTTTCTGAACATTCTGAGATTAATAATCATCCCTAGCACAAGGTTATGAGCTACTGAGATAGACAACAAAAGCTGACATCTAAAGTCCTGAGAGTCTATTGCAACATGATTCAGCCTCTGGAAATCATTTGTGTGTGTTGTCTCCCAAAGAGTAAGCGCTAGAGCTTGCTGTCATGGATTTCTCTATTTAGATTGGTTCAAACATTCccaaaaatataatatgaaaGAGGATTGCTGCTGCTGTTACAGTTTTAATGTGTAGTTATCAGGTACAATGGCGACTCTTATGATTATGCTGTCACTGATAGTATTGGTGTTCTCTTGTTGTAGTCATTCTTGTGCTTGTTCATCCAATTTTTGAGCTAAGTCTTTTAATCTAATTATCAAATTTGGATTGCTCAAAGATCAAAGTTGTCATGAGCTAAGACTATGGACGTACCCTTGGTCAGAGTGGCAGATGTTCTTTTCACtgaaagaatgaagaaaagattgaGTGAACGGCGTGATAAGTTGCTACAGAATAGGAGTAGAGGGCCTCAAGATCAAGGGGCTTCAAATGACTTGAATCAACAATTTCAACCACTTTTCTTTAAGACGCGTCCTGCTCTGAGTTTGAATGGATTCACTTCTCATCAACTCAGTCTGATACGAGTGGTAAATGTTGTTGCATATCTCTCTGGTTCTGTTTGTAATGTCTTCTCAATTTATTGATCTCCTACATTCAGCTTCTTCATTGTGACTCTCATCTGGAAACATTCTTGAAGACCATTTCATTCCTGTATCATCAATATATGGTGTTAACAagaattatcttttaaatGGCTTTATCTTGTCTTTACTGAGGACATCGGATTTAATCCAGGAAACTGACCCTGCAGGTCACAAGGAAGCATTTCAAAGATCTTGTTTATGTTCGTTTCAATGGTGAAAGTTCTTCACAAGAATTAGTGGTTTTTACAGATTCAGAGAGTGATGAGGACAGACTTGTGGTAAGACACATCACATCTGTGAGGAAGATCTGTCGAGTAGTTCCATATATTAGATGATGAACATTCAACTGTTTCTTTTATACAAAACACTAGTTCACATTTACATGTTAGAGGAATTTCTAAAACGTAAAGGCTAGAATTGTAGATTCTATTCTGTTTGTTTCCTTCCAGAGGTAGAATGGATTTGTCTTTGGCCTGGTAAGGCTTTCTGAGAATTTAGTTTCACAAGTGGAGCAAATAgttaagtgaaaaaaaaaacatggaGATTCAAGGCATGGATGTTCGTATGATGGCATCTTATGCAGAAACCTGATGAatcctttctttgttttaaagCTTGCTCAACAGATATAGAT contains:
- the LOC18593244 gene encoding protein IWS1 homolog translates to MISVMGDNPLCRKDCVMKKQSVVEGKKRERGKEDPEINAMFDAVKRRRKVEKSPEEISLFVEKVLAELTIVAEDDAQLNREDQPAINKLKKLPFLAEVLSKKSFQLQFLDHGVLTLLKNWLEPLPDGSLPNANIRGAVLNILADFPIDLEQHYQLEQFKKSGLGRAIMFLSKYDEETVSNRRVAKDLIDRWSRSIFNKSTRFSDLRNDDIHVPVMKKPVSKPAMMEVKACDLDVSVAKEQKLSSRPSSLRQHVTRPEPASLVYTVRPQSKYNPEIARTFARQQRVQGDSRQRIEQRLKQLKASRKKPLQAAKLSAEGRRVLLSV